CACCGTGTCTCATCCGCGACCGTTGGACGAGTCCATGTCAATGCTCAACCTCACGTCGCGTCGGGACGTGGCCGTGCGAAACCTTTCTGGCGGAGAGCAGCGACGACTCGACCTGGCCTGCACTTTGATGGGCGGGCCAGAGTTGGTGATGCTCGATGAGCCCACCACCGGACTCGACCCAGAGAGCCGCCGAGCCGTGTGGGATCTCATCTCGGCGTTGCGAGATCAGGGCCACACCGTGCTGCTGACCACGCACTTCCTCGACGAGGCCGAAGCGCTGGCCGATCAGGTCTCGATCATGCGGGCCGGCGAGATCGTCGTGGAGGGCACGGTCTCGCAGATCGTGGCCGGCGAGCCCTCCACCATCACGTTTTCCACACTCGACGTGCAACTGCCCGCCCTGCAAGCAGAGGTCCACCGCGACCCCAGCCGTACGACCATCCGCACTGCCGACCTGCAACCGGTGCTCACGACCTTGCTCACCTGGGCCGAACGTCAGGGCCTGACATTGGTAGATCTCAGCGTGAGCAGCCCCAGCTTGGAAGCGGTCTTCTTGCGGATTGCCCAGCAGGGAGCTCACCGGACCGCTCACCAGTCCGGCATCTTGGAAGGAGCCACCCGATGAGCACTCTCGACCTTTCCGCCAGCGCGCGCCGCGTCCGCGGCCTGACTCTGACCAACACCAAAGTGCTGCTGCGCAACACTCTGGGCGTCACCTACGCCTTCCTGGTGCCGTTGAGCTGTCTGGGACTGCTCTTCATTCAGGATCCCGACGATGGCCCGGCTGCGGGGATGTCGGTCGTGTCAACGGTGCTGCTGATGGCTTTGCTGTTCCCGGTCTATTACAACGTCCTCTCGGCGGTGGTGACGCGCCGCGACGAGCTCGTGCTCAAGCGGCTGCGGACCGGCGAGGTGCGTGACG
This DNA window, taken from Nocardioides sp., encodes the following:
- a CDS encoding ABC transporter ATP-binding protein, encoding MATNAISVRSLTRTYGGGAAAFTAVRDLNLEVVPGTIHALLGVNGAGKTSTMEIIEGLASATSGEVRVLGLDPIEDRAAVRRRTGVLLQKSGFIGDLTVAETLEMWASTVSHPRPLDESMSMLNLTSRRDVAVRNLSGGEQRRLDLACTLMGGPELVMLDEPTTGLDPESRRAVWDLISALRDQGHTVLLTTHFLDEAEALADQVSIMRAGEIVVEGTVSQIVAGEPSTITFSTLDVQLPALQAEVHRDPSRTTIRTADLQPVLTTLLTWAERQGLTLVDLSVSSPSLEAVFLRIAQQGAHRTAHQSGILEGATR